The genomic window TGACGATCCTTGAATCCTGCTTCTTTTACATTCGAAAATCCTTTTTCTAATAAATACTCAGTAACCTTATCCATCTGATTTACCGCTGACTGTAAAGCTTTTCTTGCTTCTTCCACATCTGGTGCATATGCCTTTACTTGTTTTAAATGGCGATAACGGTTAAATTCTAATCCTCCTTTTAAGTCGATAAGGGTAAATGATACATCATCCCCTTTGTTCGTCAGTAAAGTGTTAATCGTACAATTTACCCAATTGGATTTTCCGAAATCTGTTGTGCCAGCTACGATAATATGAGCCTTTTTTTCAAAGTCATGAATTATCCAACCACTACGGCTTTTTCCTACCGGGACCATCCAACCATCAGTTATCCCTTTCTCATAATCAAATTTCGTGATTAATGGTTCATCAAACACCTTAATCTTCAACACCCCATCATAGGACAGCTCTATTTCTTTTTTAAGCTGTTTCTTCTTGTTGAGTAAGGTCTTTATATCCATTATCAGATTGCGGTCTAATCGAAGTGTTTTTATGTCCTGAAACGAAATGTTAGGGATTGCCTGTTTGTTGTTGATTCCGTCTTGGATATTGTCTTTTTTGTTTTCGAAATCATGAAAACTTAAACCTAATGGAATTCTGAAAGCGCACTCGGTTCCAACTACTTTTCCACCATCTTTAATTTTTGATCGCCTTAACAGCTGCATTGTTTTTTTCTCACCATTTTCTTTTACGGTCAGTCCGTTATTGGTACAAATTCTTTGAATCTTAGCCGCGTCATTCACTCCCCCACCCTGCTTCTGAAGAAACGAGTAACCGACTAGACAACCTGCTAACAATGAAGTTGTTACCTCCACTAACATGAAGTCACCACCACCTTTAATATACGTAGTATAGTCCTCGACAAAAAGAAGAAATAAGATTGGTTGCAACCATTGATAAAACTGAATTTCTCCCCTTCCAGAAATGATTCTAGGATAGAATTTTGAAAGGAATATCTATTTGGAATAATATACTATATGGGTGTAAGCCCAATAAATGCGTGTCCTGCACAAAATTAGTTGTATTTTTTTTAACCTAATTTTATGAAAGGGATAATATTTAATTTGTGGAATGTATATATTGGTGATAAATATGCTGAAGAGCAATATAGGGAAATTAATAGATGAATCTCCTTACAAGAACGAATATGTCATGAGGTATATGGAGGTATCAAGAAACACACTGAGTAATTGGAGGACAGGAAAAGCGTTCCCTTCAATTGAAAAGGCTTTTAAGTTATCGAGGTTGTTGAATAAAACGGTTGAAGAACTATTTGAATGGGAGGATAGAAAATGATATTTGAATTGTTAGGTGCTGCATTAGGTGCTATATTAGGTGCGTTGCTGATCTTTACGTTAATTTCATTCTTTTTAGATGTAATCACTAGGTATAGAATAAGTATTTCGAAGAATTTGAACATAACTTTAGTATTAACGATTGTTTTCGCTGTTGTTTGGGGAGAAATATGGGGTTTGTCACCGGATGAATCCATTATTCGGTATGTTCCTGGGATATTGATTATCTATTTTTATGATAGGTACAAAAAACTAAAAAAGAAATGTCCGCATTGTCAGGAAAGGATTAAACTTAACGCCAGCAAATGCAAGCATTGTCAAACTGCTTTGGAGAATAAAGTATATGAAAGTATTAATTGAAACTCATACAAGGGTTGAAGGAACTGGCAACATGCGCCGGGGTGAATTTTATGTGAATGATCAGGAATTTAAAGAAAATCCGGACTTTACTGTCGGGGTTGTGGCTTATGAATGGGTTGAGCAGCAGAAGCGAGAAACTGGATTTAGAGACACTGTTATTGAAAAGGTAATCTGGAATGAGGTAAATGACATTACTGAACTCGTAAAACAAATTAGACCGATTGAACCAATTGACGATTTACCATTTTAAGCCCCTCTCGAAAGAAGGGCTTTTTCTTATTTCAACTTCTTTTCTAATTCTTCTACTCGGCGGGCTAACGGAATCATTGCATTCCATACATAATACTGATTTACTTCACGGAATGGTTTTTTCCCGTCAGTAATTCCTAAACGAATAGCTTCTTGCCTAACGGCTTCCTGTCCTGGAGTTAGAGTTTGTTCGCTCACAGATTTTACCTCCTTTGGATTTAAAGGCTTATATACGACACCTTCATCTCTGCAAATTGCTCGAACCACACATTCATACATACCTTCACGGTAGGCCTTATCTTTTATTTTTTCAGATTGTGGACCATCCACAAAATCATATTCAATTATTGTTGTACGACAGTTACCGGTGCGCCTATGCATGTAATAAAAATCTTGTTTCGGATTGTTAGGAAGAGACTTAAAGAATACTGGTCTAGATCTTACAGGATAGCCAGCTGCTCTAAATTCCTCAATAAGGAAATGCTCGAACTTCCCATCAGAATGTATAGAATGGATCACCTCTATACCGCTTCCACCACTAGCGTTAAAATGGTGCGACATACACTTTTTAAACTTTTTAACCTTTGCCACTCTTTGATCTTCATCTAAAGTTTCATCCTTATACCTAGTGCACTCACTCTCTATTCCATGATCTGACAAACGTTTATTTACATAGAGAGCCGCTTCAAGAGTGTACACTTTTTCAATATTACCTTTCGCAACCGCGCCTGGATCTTTTCCACCATGACCAGCATCTTGTTTCCAGTTAGTCACCTTTACTCACCTTTTCCGACTTTATTTTTATCGAAATACTTCGTGAGGAACTTCATATCAATTCCGATTCTGCTGAAATTCTCAATAATGCTTAACCCCTCATATGCCGCAATTAAACCCACACCTAGCTTAATAATGTAGCCTTGCGAATCTAAATAAGCATCAATAAACACAAGAAAAGCGAGCGCAACAAGCTCACCTACTTTTCGAATAAAGCCTATATAATTTATGGAACTATTGATTTTCTTTTGCGCTCCTGCTGCCAATAAACCTGTCACTACGTCAAAAAGAATTAGCCCCAAGACAAAAAACCAAAAGTTGCCCACTATATTAGTTATGTCAAAACCGCCAATAATTTCCTGCATTGTTTTCCTCCCCATAAAAAAGAGGACTGAAATTTATCAGCCCTCAAAAATGTTTTTTGAATCCTTTTTCATCCCGGGTTTTGTCATCTTTGAAAATACTAACGACAATATCCTTTATGACTATTAATAATTTAACCACACCAACTATCACGACTAAGAAAAAGATACCACCAAACACAATACTTAATAGTGGGTCTAAAAAGGATATGGTGTGGATATAAGCTAAATAAATTACAATCCCCAATGGAATCCAGAATAAAGGGGATAGATACTCAAACAGTTTCTTCAAGTTCTCACCACCTACGGGATTCTATTACCCGCCTTCGCAATTTGAGTAATCGCCTGGTCAATTCGTTTGATTACCTCTGTTTTTTCTTTACCGCTCATATTCGGATCATCAATAACCGCACGTTTAGCTGCTTGCAATTCGCTGATTTCCTTAGATAGCTTGTTAATTGTCTGGTATGTCTCGCTGTTTTCGTGGTCAGGGTTATGTTTCTTCGCTGACAGATTTTCACGCCTTAACTTTTCCATTCGTTTGTAGAAGTCATTTACACTCTGGTTATTGCCATCGAGATTTTTAACTACAAAACGATTTAATACTGGCATATCCGCAATTCCGCGATCAGGCATTTCAGGACGTTCAACACCGCCTAATTTAGCCCCCAAGTCTGTAAGCTTTAAAGCATAATTCCCCAAACCGCCTGTATACCCTTTGAAAACATGTTCTGCTTTTCTTGGTGATTTTTTCGCAATAGCACCAAACTTTTTCGAGATTTCACTTTGATATGGCCCAAACTGATCTTCAGGCAACATGTCTTGTTCACGCCTAGGCACGATAGGAGAATCAAAGTGTATACTCTTATTCCCAAATACTTCAATCCATGGAAGAAAAGCAGTTGGAATCCAGTTAGGTGTAAAGGCTTCGCGGACTGTTTTCCCAAATCCTTCGAATGCTTTCGGATCATTCGTTTTCATGGAGTCCAACAATCTCTCAAAAGACGTACCGAACATAACCCCTGCTTCAAACGGTTTAGGAAGTTTGTAAATCTGATCTCCGGCTTTGAAGTGCCAAAACAAATCTCTTTCACGTTGTGGGATCTCTCTATACCATTCTTGGTCGTGATTATAGTAATATGCCACGACAGATGGTAATGTGATGCTGGTTATCGCCTTAACGGGAGCTTTAACTGGATGTTCTTTAAAGGTTCGAGCTAGTTTATCCATAGACTGAACAGCTGCATTAAAGAAAGCTGTTACTTGGTTGTATTGCCTTCCGATGTTTCCAGCTCGGCTAAAGTCAATCAAATCACGTGAAGAGAATGCCGCTTCTTTTGGTGTAGCACCCTTTTTCAATCCTTTCTTAAATTCACCTACCCTTGTGGATTCTTCCGTGATCTCGGAAAGCTTTCGTAAAGGTTCAAGCGCTGACTTTATAGGACTCCTTGCTACATTCTTAGTTTTTTGCCATGCGGTTTGTTTTATCATCTTACGCAAATCTTGTTGTAGATATTCGCGGTCAAGTGTTGATAAAACCGAGTTTGCACCGCCACTTTGCTTCCATAGCCAATAATCGCTATCTTTCTTTAGAACACTTTTCATCCCTTTTGCCATATCTACAAATGGAATAAATCCATACTTGGAGTTTACAAAGGCAGACAACTGATCTCTGAAAATGTTTACTGGCCCGAAGTCAGGAGAGAGCACAGCACCAGCGCGCAATGATCTTGCAGGGATGCCCATGACATTAAGAAAGACATTTTGTTTTTGTGCATCCAACGAAAGCATAGCCTTGTATAAATCCTCTTGAAGTTCCATTTCAATCTTCTGCCCATCTTTGTACACGTAAACTTTATTCCCTTCGCCTTTAAAGAGATTATCAATCGCATCTGTTCGGCCGTCAGTCATTTGGATGGTTGCATCATCCAGGACACTAGAAAGATTATCAATCGAACTGTCTTGCTTGGTTACGTTTGTAATCCGGCCCCACATGTTATCCTTTGGCGCACTCTTGATTAAATCATGTAACGCCACTCCGACTTTGTTTCTTTCTGCAATGTTCGTGATAACATACGTGTTCTTAACCAAACTTTCAACAGGGTTAATGATTGGTTTTTCTGAGCCTGTTCTCTGTTTCACGGGATTGGTCAGACTAGCAAACTTCTTTTTCGGGCTAATCGGTTCAAACCCTCTCACCCTTGGCTCCTGCACCCGGTTCATCGGAATATAGTTAGGGTTATCCTTGAAAATTTGCTCGATTGCATCATCGGTGTAATAGCCGGATTCTTTTAATTCTTTCATAAGCGTTTGACTATACTTCACTAATTCCTTTTGATGCTCTTTAAATGCTGGTGATTCCGCTTCAAGTTGGCGAATAGCCGCTTCTGCAAGCTGATAATCATTCATTCCTTCGACATTCTTTGGCTTAATTCCTGCTGTTAATCCTTTTTGGTCATAATCTAAAGCACGTTTAGAAGTTGTATAGGCAAGAAAATCATCTATTTTATTCTCGATTGGCTTAATGATCTCTTTAAGGGATTTCGCCACTTTTTGACCTTGTTCATTAAACACTCCGCCGTTTAAATAAGTTTCTGCTTTCCCTGCCACTCCACGCGCTAATTGAGCCAGTTTGTGAGGGTCATTTTCGATTTTAATACCTTTACCGCCTAAATCCTTTGTAGCTTTATTTACTGCGTGCAAATCACTTACAAGAGCAGTGTAGACTTTATCAAAAGACCACTTAGACTTTTCTCGTTTTCCTGTTGTATCAATCTGTTGTTTTACTATCTCTTTCGGATTATTTATGTCAATCGGTGTACGGTCGACAGGTGTACCTCGAATAATTTTTGGTTCTTTAGCCTTTGAAGCAGAAATAGCTTCAAAACCTTTTGTTGTTTTCCCGCTCATCACAGGAGTGTTTTTAATGTCAGCCTTATTCCAACCTTTAGGAATTGTTTTTTGTGATTGGCTAAACTGCTTCACCAAACTATCCTGTGGTCTGCTAAAACGCAAAGCATCAAATGAAGGTTCTGGCTGTTTAGGTGGTGCTAAATCCTCTGCGTGTTTGAACATCTCATCTAAGGTTGCTAATCGGCTTATTTTAGGTTCTGGCTTCTTTGGAGGAAATAAAGCTTTTATCTTTTCATTAACAAGTGGATCTTCTCTTAAATCATCTTTGATCGTTCTCTTTGGTGGTTCTGGAATAGGTTCTGGTTTAGGTGCTGGTGGCGATTCGAATCCCTTTGGATAGGCAAGGTCAACTGCTTGTTCTAAGCGAATCGGCTCATCATATCGAGCAAACTGGCTCCACAAATCTTCCAAAGCTTCAGGAGTCATACGGTTCATGTCATAATTATCGTTTACATGACGAGCGAATTCTTCATATCTGCCCTGCCAATATACTTGCCCTCTACTTAAATGGTCAATAGGAGTTTCAATGGGTGTTAAATCAGGTCGAGACTTCGGTGTATGCTTTCCGCTTTGGGCAAAATTAACTCCCGCCTGTTCAAATTCCCCTCTTTTAGCTGCAATCCTCATTACATCTGGCATTTGTGGGATAGGACTCGATAATCCGTTTGGTTGTTTAAAAGCGTTGTTGAAGGTTTCTGAATTCGGTTTTACTCTTGGTCCAGGTAATTGCAACTGTGGTTCTGGAAGCCCTAATGGTTTAGCTGGTGCTGGAATTGGTGTTTCTTTAGGTGCCGGCAAAGCTAATAATTCCTCTGTTTGTGGCCTAACATTCTTCGCCGCTCTTGCGCCTTTTATTAAATTGTAAATTCCGTGCATAGCAGGATCTAAAACTGCTCCAGCAGTCAATCCAATCCCTGTTCTAATAGCGTGGTCTTTCATGTCATAAGCTTCTGAATTCACCATTTCATTGACCGCTGAAATTCCACCCTCTGCAATTCCTCCTGCTAAACCGCCTGTAATTGCTTTTTGTCCATATGGATTCGCAATCTTAGAGAAGGCAGGAACTTTATTTAAAGCATGATTTGCTAACTTATAAGCTTGTCCATAAGGAGCGATAGCAGCTGCTAATAAACCGCCTGTGTTTAGGATTTTTGTTTCAAGCCCTCTGTCCTTTTGAGCAGCTTTAACAACCGGGTTATCAGGAGCATTTTGCGCCATCCGTTCAGCGTTCCCAGGCGCGATAAACTCAGTGGCACCTTTTGAAATAGGAGCAAGAAAACGGTCAGCTAAACCTAACATTCCATCACGTTCTCCATCACCATCCACATCTTTGCTAGTGAGGAAATCGCCAACTTTACCTAGGAATCCCTTTTGGGGTTTACTGTCATTTTTTTTTAATGCGTCAAAACCCTTTTTCTCCGCTGGCTCATTGCTATACTGTGCGATTAAATCTGCTGTTGTAGGCTTTTTATTTGCTTCTTTTTGTAAGCTTTTAGAAAACTCCTTATACTCCCTTTCAGAACGGAATTGACCGTTAGAGAGTTTGTCGTACAAGGAATTAATGTACTCACTGACACTAAACCCCTTTTCCTTTACTTGAGCCTGTAAATACGGGTCATTTCGGATTTCTTCTCCTACGCGGTAAGCACCTTGAGATCTCATATCGTCAAGAGTTAATGTGGAACCATCCCGTTTAATCAGCGTATTATTTTCTAAGTTATCAGACCACAAACTTTGTTTTGATGCTTCTTTTTGCGCTTTCTGATATTCTTTTAATCGTCTTTGATAATCTTGTTTTTCGAAATCAGCTTTCGCTTTAGTCGCTCCAATACTTCGAGCATTAGAAAGACCGACATCAAAAGAGCCGGCCCCGTAACGAGATTCAAATATTTTTTTATACTTGTTTTCATCAAAATTAGATGCCATGGTTGCACCCCTCTTTACTGTTTACTTTAAGAAACGAGATGGGTCAACCAGCCCACCTTTTGAATTAGTCACTTCATAATGCAAATGGGCGCCTGTGGAACGTCCAGAGTTGCCGGATTTACCTATGAAGCTTCCTCTTGATACCTCTTGCCCTACTTTTACATTAACGCTGTCTAAATGGGCATAACGGTGTAGAAATCCATTCGCATCTTGAATAACGACTGTATTCCCATAGCTAGAATGACCACTCGTGGAAACGACTTTACCGCTAACTGTTGAAGCTAGTGAAGTACCCTTTGGTACCGCCAAATCTACACCTCTATGTGAATCTTGTTTTCCGGTGAAGGGATCCGCTCGCCCTCCGTATTGTGAAGTGATCTTGTAGTCTTTTGTATTCGGAATCCAACCATCCCCTTTCACCTCTGTATTAAAACCCGCGTTTTGGTAGTAATCGATCATAGCTTGATTCATAGCTTGATCTAAATTTCCCCTGTATTCCATCTCATACATACGCCATGCAGCTTCTTCACCATATTGAGCTTTAGCCCATTCCAATTGAGCCTTTTCAGAAGCAGACATATTATTGAACACGTACTGTCTCCATGCTCTTGCATCCTTCTGTTCAGATTCCCATTCTGCATCTCTACGGGCATCACGGGACTGCTGATAACCAAAATTACGTTCATCAAGTGCCCTTTGATAGTCAAACTGCTGATTATATCGCTGGTCACCAATAAGATCTCGAGACCTGTTATAATCGAAATCACGTTGGTTAGTAAACTTGCCAAAGTCAAACTGTTCACGGTTAAGGTTAAGCCCTTCGACTCCAAGGTATTCAGATAAAGCCGCAGCACGCTCTTGCAACGCCATGTTTTGATCATACTCAACCATTCGTTGAGCCATTTCAGCAGTCTTAGCCGCCCTTTGAGCATCAAGATCAGAAACATTTGATTGGGTAGCTAAGCCGATTTTATTCATTTGATCAGCTGCTAATCCGCTATGAGATAACCCTCGTTTACTAGCAACTTCAGATGCATTTAATTCGTTCTGATAACGCTGTTTATAGACGTTTTCTAATGCACGTTCATATAAGGGGTCTAGTTGTTGTTTTGCACGATCAGAAGCTTCACCATAAGACATAGCTTGTCGAGAACTAGGATTATAAGTACCTCTGGAACTACCTCCAGAAGATAATGCTGTATCACTGTTGTTCATCCCTTGTGCCACATCTTGTTGAGAAAAATAAGCATTCCAATCATCATACTTTGATGGCCCTTGAGTTGATTGACTAAAGTAGTCTTTCAAATTACCGGAATCATAAAGCTTCTGCTCGTTTGGTGATAACCATTGTCTACGGTTGTCCGGATTATCGTAGTAGCCGCTATTTACTTTTTGTAATTCATTACTTCGGTAATTATCTATTGCTTTATATTTATCATCGACAGTAGGAGGAGTATATCTTCCATACTTCTTATCGATTTCAGTTGGTGACAATCCAGTAAAATTACCCTGTT from Bacillus sp. DTU_2020_1000418_1_SI_GHA_SEK_038 includes these protein-coding regions:
- a CDS encoding FtsK/SpoIIIE domain-containing protein; the encoded protein is MLVEVTTSLLAGCLVGYSFLQKQGGGVNDAAKIQRICTNNGLTVKENGEKKTMQLLRRSKIKDGGKVVGTECAFRIPLGLSFHDFENKKDNIQDGINNKQAIPNISFQDIKTLRLDRNLIMDIKTLLNKKKQLKKEIELSYDGVLKIKVFDEPLITKFDYEKGITDGWMVPVGKSRSGWIIHDFEKKAHIIVAGTTDFGKSNWVNCTINTLLTNKGDDVSFTLIDLKGGLEFNRYRHLKQVKAYAPDVEEARKALQSAVNQMDKVTEYLLEKGFSNVKEAGFKDRHFIVIDEAADMADDKDCQKLLKDIARKGRASGLRLIYTTQYPTAETISSQVKRNCIGRLCFVLDTATASQVVLDQGGAEKLSAIQGRALYKDLGLIEVQTPYISNQTIKETIQPHITFKARSDVGESIKGTTTRKHSLELEEIGLS
- a CDS encoding helix-turn-helix transcriptional regulator; the protein is MLKSNIGKLIDESPYKNEYVMRYMEVSRNTLSNWRTGKAFPSIEKAFKLSRLLNKTVEELFEWEDRK
- a CDS encoding N-acetylmuramoyl-L-alanine amidase, encoding MTNWKQDAGHGGKDPGAVAKGNIEKVYTLEAALYVNKRLSDHGIESECTRYKDETLDEDQRVAKVKKFKKCMSHHFNASGGSGIEVIHSIHSDGKFEHFLIEEFRAAGYPVRSRPVFFKSLPNNPKQDFYYMHRRTGNCRTTIIEYDFVDGPQSEKIKDKAYREGMYECVVRAICRDEGVVYKPLNPKEVKSVSEQTLTPGQEAVRQEAIRLGITDGKKPFREVNQYYVWNAMIPLARRVEELEKKLK
- a CDS encoding phage holin family protein, whose amino-acid sequence is MQEIIGGFDITNIVGNFWFFVLGLILFDVVTGLLAAGAQKKINSSINYIGFIRKVGELVALAFLVFIDAYLDSQGYIIKLGVGLIAAYEGLSIIENFSRIGIDMKFLTKYFDKNKVGKGE
- a CDS encoding LPD38 domain-containing protein, yielding MASNFDENKYKKIFESRYGAGSFDVGLSNARSIGATKAKADFEKQDYQRRLKEYQKAQKEASKQSLWSDNLENNTLIKRDGSTLTLDDMRSQGAYRVGEEIRNDPYLQAQVKEKGFSVSEYINSLYDKLSNGQFRSEREYKEFSKSLQKEANKKPTTADLIAQYSNEPAEKKGFDALKKNDSKPQKGFLGKVGDFLTSKDVDGDGERDGMLGLADRFLAPISKGATEFIAPGNAERMAQNAPDNPVVKAAQKDRGLETKILNTGGLLAAAIAPYGQAYKLANHALNKVPAFSKIANPYGQKAITGGLAGGIAEGGISAVNEMVNSEAYDMKDHAIRTGIGLTAGAVLDPAMHGIYNLIKGARAAKNVRPQTEELLALPAPKETPIPAPAKPLGLPEPQLQLPGPRVKPNSETFNNAFKQPNGLSSPIPQMPDVMRIAAKRGEFEQAGVNFAQSGKHTPKSRPDLTPIETPIDHLSRGQVYWQGRYEEFARHVNDNYDMNRMTPEALEDLWSQFARYDEPIRLEQAVDLAYPKGFESPPAPKPEPIPEPPKRTIKDDLREDPLVNEKIKALFPPKKPEPKISRLATLDEMFKHAEDLAPPKQPEPSFDALRFSRPQDSLVKQFSQSQKTIPKGWNKADIKNTPVMSGKTTKGFEAISASKAKEPKIIRGTPVDRTPIDINNPKEIVKQQIDTTGKREKSKWSFDKVYTALVSDLHAVNKATKDLGGKGIKIENDPHKLAQLARGVAGKAETYLNGGVFNEQGQKVAKSLKEIIKPIENKIDDFLAYTTSKRALDYDQKGLTAGIKPKNVEGMNDYQLAEAAIRQLEAESPAFKEHQKELVKYSQTLMKELKESGYYTDDAIEQIFKDNPNYIPMNRVQEPRVRGFEPISPKKKFASLTNPVKQRTGSEKPIINPVESLVKNTYVITNIAERNKVGVALHDLIKSAPKDNMWGRITNVTKQDSSIDNLSSVLDDATIQMTDGRTDAIDNLFKGEGNKVYVYKDGQKIEMELQEDLYKAMLSLDAQKQNVFLNVMGIPARSLRAGAVLSPDFGPVNIFRDQLSAFVNSKYGFIPFVDMAKGMKSVLKKDSDYWLWKQSGGANSVLSTLDREYLQQDLRKMIKQTAWQKTKNVARSPIKSALEPLRKLSEITEESTRVGEFKKGLKKGATPKEAAFSSRDLIDFSRAGNIGRQYNQVTAFFNAAVQSMDKLARTFKEHPVKAPVKAITSITLPSVVAYYYNHDQEWYREIPQRERDLFWHFKAGDQIYKLPKPFEAGVMFGTSFERLLDSMKTNDPKAFEGFGKTVREAFTPNWIPTAFLPWIEVFGNKSIHFDSPIVPRREQDMLPEDQFGPYQSEISKKFGAIAKKSPRKAEHVFKGYTGGLGNYALKLTDLGAKLGGVERPEMPDRGIADMPVLNRFVVKNLDGNNQSVNDFYKRMEKLRRENLSAKKHNPDHENSETYQTINKLSKEISELQAAKRAVIDDPNMSGKEKTEVIKRIDQAITQIAKAGNRIP
- a CDS encoding M23 family metallopeptidase — translated: MATYEDEYKLAVERQKQGNFTGLSPTEIDKKYGRYTPPTVDDKYKAIDNYRSNELQKVNSGYYDNPDNRRQWLSPNEQKLYDSGNLKDYFSQSTQGPSKYDDWNAYFSQQDVAQGMNNSDTALSSGGSSRGTYNPSSRQAMSYGEASDRAKQQLDPLYERALENVYKQRYQNELNASEVASKRGLSHSGLAADQMNKIGLATQSNVSDLDAQRAAKTAEMAQRMVEYDQNMALQERAAALSEYLGVEGLNLNREQFDFGKFTNQRDFDYNRSRDLIGDQRYNQQFDYQRALDERNFGYQQSRDARRDAEWESEQKDARAWRQYVFNNMSASEKAQLEWAKAQYGEEAAWRMYEMEYRGNLDQAMNQAMIDYYQNAGFNTEVKGDGWIPNTKDYKITSQYGGRADPFTGKQDSHRGVDLAVPKGTSLASTVSGKVVSTSGHSSYGNTVVIQDANGFLHRYAHLDSVNVKVGQEVSRGSFIGKSGNSGRSTGAHLHYEVTNSKGGLVDPSRFLK